AATAATTTATTAAATCAGATTATAGGAACTTGAATTTTTGTATATTGAATTTTTAGGGGTTGCATGGAATTGAAATGATTTAAAAAAAAGGAGTCTCTTTGAGGTCCTTTTAGAAAAAATATAATTTAAAAATAGAAGTAATTATTCAGTCAGATCCTGAAAATCTGGATATAAAACTGTAAATTCTGCTTTTACCCTCAAAAACTGCTTTTTCAGGACACATCTCCATGCAGCAGAGGCAGTTTATACATTTATCATATTCAAACACTGGTGTTGGTCTTTCCTTCAGGATTGCGTCTGTGGGGCAGCTTTTAACGCATATATTGCAGTTCGTACAGAGCTCAGGGTCTATTGCAGGTCTTGACCACCAGAGTTTCATTAAAGCTCTTGAAATGGAGGATGGAATCATCTCCATTGACCCTGCAAAGTTAGGAGGCCATTTGAAGTTATCAATATGTGGAAATTCCCCTAAAACCTTGATGTTTTCAATTAAAGATTCTCCAAGCCCCTGTTCATGTGCAATTCTGTTTGTGGGCACTTCCATGGGATTCTTGCCCAAGTAGTAGCATATGATGCTGTCTGCTGCAACTGCATCGTCTGATGCAATTACAACACCTATCTCTTTGGGGTTTCCAGCTGATGGTCCCATCCCATCCATTCCAACCACACCGTCAATGATGTTGAGATGGGGCTTGGAAAGTGCGAAGACATCAACA
This genomic stretch from Methanobacterium aggregans harbors:
- a CDS encoding DUF362 domain-containing protein, with the translated sequence MNKSTVSISECSSYDLDAVQSAVENSLKGLGGISSFVKPGDKVLIKPNMLQAKSPEAFITTHPAVIEAVINILKDAGAVPMVGDSPGGPARGMEKFWKITGFCDVCKRTGAQLVNFEKSGIYELERNSRKYRIAKPVIDADVFINLPKIKTHGLTKFSCAVKNTYGVIPGLQKTDYHKLAPKPSDFAGIIVDVFALSKPHLNIIDGVVGMDGMGPSAGNPKEIGVVIASDDAVAADSIICYYLGKNPMEVPTNRIAHEQGLGESLIENIKVLGEFPHIDNFKWPPNFAGSMEMIPSSISRALMKLWWSRPAIDPELCTNCNICVKSCPTDAILKERPTPVFEYDKCINCLCCMEMCPEKAVFEGKSRIYSFISRFSGSD